The DNA sequence GCGCGTCGCCATAAGCGACGTCGGCACGGCTGATGATGGCTTTCGACAAGCCTTTGTGTTGCTCAAGGAACGCCAGATCGGCGTTTTCACTATGGACGAACTGCTCCCACGGCTTTAACCAGGCCAGCAGCGCATCGCCACTTTCTTTATCCGCCACATATTTGCGGATCAGCCACATGGCGGTTTGAGCGGCTTTCAGTTCGCAGACCAGATGATCCGTTAGCAGCAGCGGCAGGTTTTCGGGCTTGCGGGCTTCATCAATCCAGGCCTGTGGCGTACGGCAGTGCAGAAAAGAATGAACGGGGGCAAGCAGCGTGTCGATATTCATGCGGGTAAACAATCCGTAGAAAATAGAGTCAGACAGGCGGGTTTACAGCGCGGCAGGCGCGCCTGAGAGCTGACTTCACTCTCCGTTAAGAAAACAGTCGCGGAACGCTTGGGCGGAATAAATTCCGCCCGGATGCATTAGTGACGGGTACCGTCATCTTCTTCATCGGTAAAGTCACCCTCTTCGTCTTCATCCTCAGCGTCAGGATCTTCAAAATAGGTGCCCCAGCCATCGTAATCAACGTTGAATTTGGCGGCCAGATCGACCAGCTGCTCTACCTGAACATCGATTAATTCAGCATTCAGCGCTGCCTCACTCAGAATGTCGCAGCACATCACTTTTGTGCCGTCTTCGAGATCCAGCTCTTCCGGCTCGGTGACTTCGTAACCCAGTTTAAACGCTTCTACCGCCGCCTTTTCCAGCGCGTCGAAGCTGTCGCAGGAGAGGTGGTGTTCGATGGTATAGAGCGCATCCGGGTCGCTGCCGTCGTCTAACAGCTCTTCAATAATCAGTCGTGTTTCTTCACGCTGCTCTTCCAGCAATGCTTCATTTGCCATGATCCGTTCCTCTGTGTGTGGCATCTCTGGTAAGTATTTTCCCACAGTGTCCTCCGCGCCACTACCTTTATACAAAAGTTTCTGCACGCCGGGGTTGAAAATGAATATTCATACGGTTAAATTGAATTTTAATTCACATAAAACCCTCCGGAGTGCTTTATGAGTCACTTATTTCAACGCCATTTTCTCAGGCTGCTGGATTTTACCCCGGCTGAAATCACCGCACTGCTGGCGCTGGCCGCCAATCTCAAGACCGATAAGAAAAATGGCGAAGAAGTTCAGCACCTGAAAGCCAAAAATATTGCGCTCATCTTCGAAAAAGACTCGACCCGTACACGATGCTCTTTCGAAGTTGCCGCTTACGATCAGGGCGCTAATGTCACTTACCTCGGCCCAAGCGGCAGCCAGATTGGCCATAAAGAATCGATGAAGGATACGGCTCGCGTATTGGGCCGGATGTACCACGCTATTCAGTATCGCGGCCACGGTCAGGAGCTGGTCGAAGCACTGGCTGAACATGCTGGCGTACCGGTGTGGAATGGCCTGACTAACGAGTTTCATCCCACGCAGCTGCTGGCCGATTTATTGACCATGCAGGAACATCTGCCGGAAAAAGCCTTTAGCGAGATGACGTTCGCCTACGTTGGCGATGCGCATAACAATATGGGCAATACGATGATGGAAGCGGCTGCACTGGTTGGTCTGGATCTGCGTCTGGTGGCACCAAAAGGCTGCTGGCCAGACGAGGCGCTGGTGGCGGAATGTCGTCAGGCAGCGGAGAAAACCGGCGGCAAAATTACGCTGACGGAAGATATTGCCGAAGGTGTTCACGGGGCCGATTTTATCTATACCGATGTGTGGGTCTCGATGGGTGAGCCAAAAGAAGTCTGGCAGGAACGTATCGCCCTGTTACGCCCTTATCAGGTCAACAGCGCGATGCTTGAGCTGACGGGCAATCCGCAGGTTAAATTCCTGCACTGCCTGCCCGCTTTCCATGACGATCAGACCACGCTGGGCCAGCAGATGGCGGAGCAGTACGATCTGCACGGCGGCATGGAAGTGACCGATGACGTGTTTGAGTCCGCGCACAGCGTGGTGTTCGATCAGGCAGAAAATCGCCTGCATACTATCAAAGCGGTAATGGTGGCGACGCTGGCTAAGCTGCCATAATTTGGTTGAAGGCAAACGATTACTTTTGCTTGCCGGCGAGTGACGAACGCGTATAATGCCCCCCGTTTGCCTGGAGGATGCATGAAACTGAGCACTGCTGACATGACCATGACGTCACGCCTGACCGCAGGCGGGCAGCGCCGTTTTTCCTTAGCTGGCTTCACCGATCTGCAAAGAAAGCCCCTCATTGAGGGGCTTTTTTTTGCCCATTTTTCCGCTTACCGGCTCAGCTCAAGAGGAGAGTGAACATGGCTAACCCGCTATATCACAAACACATTATCTCAATTAACGATCTCAGCCGCGATGAGCTGGAACTGGTGCTGCGTACCGCAGCCAGCCTGAAAGCGACGCCGCAGCCGGAATTGCTGAAGCATAACGTTATCGCCAGCTGCTTCTTTGAGGCTTCCACGCGTACCCGCCTGTCGTTTGAGACGGCCATGCATCGCCTTGGCGCTTCCGTCGTGGGCTTTGCCGACGGCAGTAATACTTCACTGGGGAAAAAGGGTGAAACCCTTGCTGATACCATCTCAGTGATTGGTACCTACGTGGACGCGATTGTTATGCGTCATCCGCAAGAGGGTGCCGCCCGCCTGGCCACCGAGTTTTCCAACGGCGTACCCATTCTGAATGCCGGCGATGGTGCCAACCAGCATCCAACACAAACCTTGCTGGATCTGTTCACCATTCAGGAAACACAGGGCCGTCTCGATAACCTGAATATCGCCATGGTCGGCGATTTGAAATATGGCCGCACCGTGCATTCGCTCACCCAGGCACTGGCGAAATTTAACGGCAACCGCTTTTTGTTTATCGCGCCCGATGCGCTGGCGATGCCAGCCTATATTACCGACGTGCTTGACGAGAAAGGCATCGCCTGGAGCCGCCACGACAGCATCGAAGAAGTGGTGCCGCAGGTCGATATTCTCTATATGACGCGGGTGCAGAAAGAGCGTCTCGACCCCTCTGAATACGCCAATGTCAAAGCGCAGTTTGTCCTGCGTGCTGCCGATCTGGCTGGCGCTCGCGACAATATGAAAGTGCTGCATCCGCTGCCGCGTATTGATGAGATCACCACCGACGTGGATAAAACACCTTACGCCTGGTATTTCCAACAGGCGGGTAACGGTATTTATGCTCGCCAGGCGCTTCTGGCGCTGGTATTAAACAGCGAACTGGCTCTGTAAGGGGAACGATCATGACTCAGGATAATAAATTGCAGGTCGAAGCGATTAAACGCGGCACGGTAATCGACCATATTCCGGCACAGATTGGTTTTAAGCTGCTGTCGCTGTTCCGGCTGACGGAAACCGATCAGCGCATTACCATCGGCCTGAATCTGCCTTCCGGCGAAATGGGCCGCAAGGATCTGATCAAGATTGAAAAT is a window from the Pantoea sp. CCBC3-3-1 genome containing:
- the rraB gene encoding ribonuclease E inhibitor RraB, which produces MANEALLEEQREETRLIIEELLDDGSDPDALYTIEHHLSCDSFDALEKAAVEAFKLGYEVTEPEELDLEDGTKVMCCDILSEAALNAELIDVQVEQLVDLAAKFNVDYDGWGTYFEDPDAEDEDEEGDFTDEEDDGTRH
- the argF gene encoding ornithine carbamoyltransferase; this encodes MSHLFQRHFLRLLDFTPAEITALLALAANLKTDKKNGEEVQHLKAKNIALIFEKDSTRTRCSFEVAAYDQGANVTYLGPSGSQIGHKESMKDTARVLGRMYHAIQYRGHGQELVEALAEHAGVPVWNGLTNEFHPTQLLADLLTMQEHLPEKAFSEMTFAYVGDAHNNMGNTMMEAAALVGLDLRLVAPKGCWPDEALVAECRQAAEKTGGKITLTEDIAEGVHGADFIYTDVWVSMGEPKEVWQERIALLRPYQVNSAMLELTGNPQVKFLHCLPAFHDDQTTLGQQMAEQYDLHGGMEVTDDVFESAHSVVFDQAENRLHTIKAVMVATLAKLP
- the pyrB gene encoding aspartate carbamoyltransferase, giving the protein MANPLYHKHIISINDLSRDELELVLRTAASLKATPQPELLKHNVIASCFFEASTRTRLSFETAMHRLGASVVGFADGSNTSLGKKGETLADTISVIGTYVDAIVMRHPQEGAARLATEFSNGVPILNAGDGANQHPTQTLLDLFTIQETQGRLDNLNIAMVGDLKYGRTVHSLTQALAKFNGNRFLFIAPDALAMPAYITDVLDEKGIAWSRHDSIEEVVPQVDILYMTRVQKERLDPSEYANVKAQFVLRAADLAGARDNMKVLHPLPRIDEITTDVDKTPYAWYFQQAGNGIYARQALLALVLNSELAL